The proteins below come from a single Dermatophilaceae bacterium Soc4.6 genomic window:
- a CDS encoding DUF6131 family protein has product MIILGIILVIVGLVVASLKILVTIGIILLVVGAVLAVLGATGRAIGGRKHFY; this is encoded by the coding sequence ATGATCATCCTCGGCATCATCCTCGTCATCGTCGGCCTCGTCGTGGCCAGTCTGAAGATCCTCGTGACCATCGGGATCATCCTGCTCGTGGTGGGCGCCGTCCTCGCAGTGCTGGGCGCCACGGGCCGCGCCATCGGGGGGCGCAAGCACTTCTACTGA
- a CDS encoding PadR family transcriptional regulator yields the protein METTQLVKGVLDLAVLAVVAQEDGYGYDIVRRLRAAGLEDVGDASVYGTLRRLFNAGALTSYVVPSEEGPHRKYYGLNAQGRSQLELEGKTWRTFAAVMEDLVTTAEGAGR from the coding sequence GTGGAGACGACCCAGCTGGTCAAAGGGGTGCTCGACCTGGCCGTGCTGGCCGTCGTCGCCCAGGAGGACGGCTACGGCTACGACATCGTGCGGCGCCTGCGCGCGGCGGGGCTGGAGGACGTCGGTGACGCCTCGGTCTACGGCACCCTGCGCCGGCTCTTCAACGCCGGCGCCCTGACGTCGTACGTCGTGCCGAGCGAGGAGGGCCCGCACCGCAAGTACTACGGGCTGAACGCTCAAGGGCGCTCGCAGCTCGAGCTCGAGGGCAAGACGTGGCGGACCTTCGCCGCGGTGATGGAGGACCTGGTGACGACAGCGGAGGGGGCAGGGCGATGA
- a CDS encoding isochorismatase family protein, with amino-acid sequence MPEPVAAGGCEALVVVDAQHVFTDPGSAWGSPMWAAARPHLLSRLAAYGERAVLTRYVAPSAPAGAWVDYFTDWPWALVPPDHPLYALAPEVAQVVDGRPVVELTTFGKWGPELAGALRQVGGREPVRSVEVVGLATDCCVVSTVLAMADAGIAVTVTAEACGGSTPSNHERALALMELYAPLVTVVR; translated from the coding sequence ATGCCTGAACCCGTGGCGGCCGGAGGCTGCGAGGCCCTCGTGGTGGTCGACGCCCAGCACGTCTTCACCGACCCCGGCTCCGCGTGGGGCTCTCCCATGTGGGCCGCGGCGCGACCGCACCTGCTCAGCCGCCTGGCCGCCTACGGCGAGCGGGCGGTGCTCACCCGCTACGTCGCGCCGTCGGCGCCCGCCGGTGCCTGGGTGGATTACTTCACCGACTGGCCCTGGGCCCTCGTGCCGCCTGACCACCCCCTCTACGCCCTGGCCCCGGAGGTCGCGCAGGTGGTGGATGGCCGACCGGTCGTCGAGCTGACGACCTTCGGCAAGTGGGGGCCCGAGCTGGCGGGGGCCCTGCGACAGGTCGGCGGGCGCGAACCGGTCCGCAGCGTCGAGGTGGTCGGTCTGGCGACCGACTGCTGCGTGGTCTCGACGGTGCTCGCGATGGCCGACGCCGGCATCGCGGTCACCGTCACCGCGGAGGCCTGTGGTGGGTCGACTCCAAGCAACCACGAGCGGGCCCTGGCCCTCATGGAGCTCTACGCGCCACTCGTGACGGTCGTGCGCTGA
- the lpdA gene encoding dihydrolipoyl dehydrogenase — translation MADFDVVVLGAGPGGYVAAIRAAQLGKSVVIVEEKYWGGVCLNVGCIPSKALLRNAEISHIITHEKKTFGIEGDATMAFGPTHARSRQVADASAKGVHYLMKKNKIQEIEGKATLTGPTSLDVVLTDGSRRSVTGESLIIATGATTRLIPGTSLSERVVTYEEQILTDQLPGSIIIAGSGAIGVEFAYVLKNFGVDVTIVEFLDRMVPTEDADVSKELLKQYKKLGVKVMLSTKVESIDDTGDTVRVTVSPAAGGDQQVLEADKVMQAIGFAARVEGYGLETTGVELTERGAIAVDARGRTNVPGVYAIGDVTAKLMLAHTAEAMGVIAAETIAGAETVEIDFDMIPRATFCQPQIASFGYTEAQARERGYDVKVAQFPFSANGKARGMAEGVGFVKIIADAAHNEIVGAHLIGPEVTELLPALTLAQKWDLTADEVARNVFAHPTLSEAMKEAVEGIAGHMINL, via the coding sequence ATGGCTGATTTCGATGTCGTGGTGCTCGGTGCAGGTCCCGGTGGTTACGTCGCGGCGATCCGGGCGGCCCAGCTCGGTAAGTCCGTGGTGATCGTCGAGGAGAAGTACTGGGGCGGGGTGTGCCTCAACGTCGGGTGCATCCCCAGCAAGGCGCTCCTGCGCAATGCCGAGATCTCGCACATCATCACCCACGAGAAGAAGACCTTCGGGATCGAGGGTGACGCCACGATGGCGTTCGGCCCGACCCACGCGCGCAGCCGTCAGGTCGCCGACGCGAGCGCCAAGGGCGTGCACTACCTGATGAAGAAGAACAAGATCCAGGAGATCGAGGGCAAGGCCACGCTCACCGGCCCCACGTCGCTCGACGTCGTGCTGACCGATGGGTCGCGCCGCTCGGTGACCGGTGAGTCCTTGATCATCGCGACCGGCGCGACCACGCGGCTCATCCCCGGGACCTCGCTCTCCGAGCGGGTCGTGACCTACGAGGAGCAGATCCTCACCGACCAGCTCCCCGGCTCGATCATCATCGCTGGCTCCGGTGCCATCGGCGTCGAGTTCGCCTACGTGCTGAAGAACTTCGGGGTCGACGTGACCATCGTCGAGTTCCTCGACCGGATGGTGCCGACCGAGGACGCCGACGTGTCCAAGGAGCTGCTCAAGCAGTACAAGAAGCTGGGCGTCAAGGTCATGCTCTCGACCAAGGTCGAGTCGATCGACGACACCGGCGACACGGTCAGGGTGACGGTCAGCCCCGCCGCAGGCGGTGACCAGCAGGTGCTCGAGGCTGACAAGGTCATGCAGGCCATCGGCTTCGCTGCCCGCGTCGAGGGCTACGGCCTCGAGACGACCGGCGTCGAGCTCACCGAGCGCGGCGCGATCGCGGTCGACGCCCGTGGCCGCACCAACGTGCCGGGCGTCTACGCGATCGGCGACGTGACGGCCAAGCTGATGCTCGCCCACACGGCCGAGGCCATGGGCGTCATCGCGGCCGAGACCATCGCCGGCGCCGAGACGGTCGAGATCGACTTCGACATGATCCCGCGAGCGACCTTCTGCCAGCCGCAGATCGCCTCCTTCGGCTACACCGAGGCGCAGGCCAGGGAGAGGGGCTACGACGTCAAGGTCGCCCAGTTCCCCTTCTCGGCCAACGGCAAGGCCCGCGGCATGGCCGAGGGTGTCGGCTTCGTCAAGATCATCGCCGACGCGGCCCACAACGAGATCGTCGGCGCCCACCTGATCGGCCCCGAGGTCACCGAGCTGCTCCCGGCCCTCACCCTGGCCCAGAAGTGGGACCTGACGGCCGACGAGGTCGCCCGCAACGTCTTCGCGCACCCCACCCTGTCCGAGGCGATGAAGGAGGCCGTCGAGGGAATCGCCGGCCACATGATCAACCTCTGA
- a CDS encoding methyltransferase domain-containing protein yields MVAVVALLSYPVVAREVDYVDTAAPPADELSFAGQPVDNIYVYDRDGRRLEDVRLFDAQGRSLVLQRTSDPMNPDVTLPGVSDVYGQWWTNVYPRAWTVGGAPYAGSPEADPRHRRHRPPPRVGRRQRPPDGAPPPTLPAMTFDVAGDAYQRFMGVYSDPLSVLFADRAGVSAGSGAHVVDVGCGTGALTSVLVDRLGPARVVGLDPSGPFVAAARQRLPDVDVRVAAAERLPLVDGSVDAALAQLVVQFTADPAAGLAEMARVTRPGCVVAACVWDLAGGRAPLSTFWRAAVDVEPATHTESGLAGVAEGDLVRLLTEAGLRDVAGGTLSVRRHYAFFDDWWQPYTLGVGPAGDHVRRLDDVGRERLRGRCRELLPERDIEVEAVAWVATGVVP; encoded by the coding sequence GTGGTGGCCGTCGTGGCCCTGCTCTCCTACCCGGTCGTCGCGCGCGAGGTGGACTACGTCGACACGGCGGCGCCGCCGGCCGACGAGCTGTCGTTCGCGGGGCAGCCGGTCGACAACATCTACGTCTACGACCGGGACGGCCGCCGCCTCGAGGACGTGCGCCTCTTCGACGCCCAGGGCCGCTCCCTCGTCCTGCAGCGCACCTCCGACCCCATGAACCCGGACGTCACCCTCCCTGGGGTCAGTGACGTCTACGGCCAGTGGTGGACCAACGTCTACCCCCGCGCGTGGACCGTGGGCGGCGCGCCGTACGCCGGCAGCCCCGAGGCCGACCCCAGGCATCGACGGCACCGACCACCTCCACGGGTCGGACGACGCCAACGACCCCCTGACGGCGCTCCCCCGCCTACGCTGCCGGCTATGACCTTCGACGTCGCGGGGGATGCCTACCAGCGCTTCATGGGGGTCTACAGCGATCCCCTGTCGGTGCTCTTCGCTGACCGTGCGGGGGTGTCGGCCGGCAGTGGGGCCCACGTCGTGGACGTCGGCTGCGGGACCGGCGCGCTGACCTCGGTCCTCGTCGACCGGCTGGGACCGGCCCGGGTCGTGGGCCTCGACCCCTCCGGCCCTTTCGTCGCGGCGGCGAGGCAGCGTCTGCCCGATGTGGACGTGCGCGTCGCCGCGGCCGAGCGGCTGCCCCTCGTGGACGGCAGCGTCGACGCCGCCCTGGCCCAGCTCGTCGTGCAGTTCACGGCCGACCCGGCCGCCGGCCTCGCCGAGATGGCGCGGGTCACCCGCCCCGGTTGCGTGGTCGCGGCCTGCGTCTGGGATCTCGCGGGAGGGCGCGCCCCGCTGTCGACCTTCTGGCGGGCGGCCGTCGACGTCGAGCCGGCCACGCACACCGAGTCCGGGCTCGCCGGGGTTGCCGAGGGCGACCTCGTCCGTCTGCTCACCGAGGCCGGCTTGCGTGACGTGGCCGGCGGCACGCTCTCGGTGCGACGTCACTACGCCTTCTTCGACGACTGGTGGCAGCCCTACACGCTGGGGGTCGGTCCGGCCGGTGACCACGTCCGGCGCCTCGACGACGTCGGTCGGGAGCGTCTGCGGGGGCGCTGCCGGGAGCTGCTGCCGGAGAGGGACATCGAGGTGGAGGCCGTCGCGTGGGTCGCGACCGGTGTCGTGCCCTGA
- a CDS encoding ABC transporter permease, translating to MSALDAVADGLVVAKRNLIKIKRVPDLLVFTTLQPIMFVLLFSYVFGGAISTADGGAAYREFLIAGIFAQTVVFGATITGAGLAEDVKKGIIDRFRSLPMSGSAVLFGRTLSDVVNNVIVLVVMSLTGLVVGWRIRTSVAEALLGFLLLLLFAYAFSWIMAWIGMLVPSPEVVNNASFIVIFPLTFVANTFVPLSSLPGPLQAFAEWNPVSAVTLAARQLFGNPDPNPNAPPTDAWALVHPELYTLLWAVAILVVFVPLASWQYRRATSR from the coding sequence ATGAGCGCCCTCGACGCCGTGGCCGACGGACTCGTCGTTGCCAAGCGCAACCTGATCAAGATCAAGCGGGTGCCCGACCTGCTGGTGTTCACCACGCTCCAGCCGATCATGTTCGTGCTGCTCTTCTCCTACGTCTTCGGGGGGGCCATCTCGACCGCGGACGGGGGAGCGGCCTACCGTGAGTTCCTCATCGCGGGGATCTTCGCCCAGACGGTGGTGTTCGGGGCCACCATCACCGGCGCCGGACTGGCCGAGGACGTCAAGAAGGGGATCATCGACCGCTTCCGGTCGCTGCCGATGTCGGGGTCGGCGGTGCTCTTCGGCCGCACCCTGTCCGACGTCGTCAACAACGTCATCGTCCTGGTGGTCATGAGCCTGACCGGGCTGGTGGTGGGGTGGAGGATCCGCACCTCGGTCGCGGAGGCCCTGCTCGGGTTCCTGCTGCTCCTGCTCTTCGCCTACGCGTTCAGCTGGATCATGGCCTGGATCGGCATGCTGGTGCCGAGTCCCGAGGTGGTCAACAACGCCTCGTTCATCGTGATCTTCCCGCTGACCTTCGTCGCGAACACCTTCGTGCCGCTCTCGTCGCTGCCCGGCCCGCTGCAGGCCTTCGCCGAGTGGAATCCCGTCTCCGCCGTCACGCTGGCCGCCCGCCAGCTCTTCGGCAACCCCGATCCCAATCCCAACGCACCCCCGACCGACGCCTGGGCGCTGGTCCACCCCGAGCTCTACACGCTGCTCTGGGCGGTGGCGATCCTCGTCGTCTTCGTCCCGCTGGCGAGCTGGCAGTACCGGCGGGCGACCAGCCGCTGA
- a CDS encoding sodium:solute symporter, with protein sequence MKTGVNVVALTVLIVLFVIVAVMGFYASRWRRPTSMESLDEWGLGGRSFGTWVTWFLLGGDLYTAYTFIAVPAAMFSAGAVSGFFAVPYTIVLYPIIFVFMARLWSVSHRHGYVTPADFVSGRHGSRALSLAVAVTGFVATMPYIALQLVGIQAVLEVSGVGGTGNLVARDLPIFIAFLVLALYTYTSGLRAPAIIAFVKDILIYIVIIVAVIYLPSKVGGWSHIFDAAQQKMATPSKATGKPTGSFIPTSAQFWSYASLALGSAMALFMYPHSITATLSSKSRNTIRRNAAILPAYSFVLGLLALLGWVAIAAGTKPIGLDGKPNAQLVIPQLFEDMFPAWFAGVAFAAVAIGALVPAAIMSIAAANTFTRNIYKEWINPSATVKEEARVSKLASLGVKAFALVFVLLLDKQNAINFQLLGGIWILQTFPAIVFSLYTRWFHRYALLTGWAIGMVYGTVKAYGVSSATTAHFGGSLAAVDGWGQLGYIAVTAFALNVVVAVVVTLVLRATGASAGTDETIPADYFADEGDPRVDKTAGSGAAAGSTERAART encoded by the coding sequence ATGAAGACGGGCGTCAACGTCGTCGCGCTGACCGTGCTCATCGTCCTGTTCGTCATCGTCGCGGTGATGGGCTTCTACGCCTCCCGCTGGCGACGGCCGACGAGCATGGAGAGCCTCGACGAGTGGGGCCTCGGTGGCCGCAGCTTCGGCACCTGGGTGACATGGTTCCTCCTCGGAGGCGACCTCTACACGGCCTACACGTTCATCGCCGTGCCCGCGGCGATGTTCAGCGCCGGAGCGGTCAGCGGCTTCTTCGCCGTGCCCTACACGATCGTCCTCTACCCGATCATCTTCGTCTTCATGGCGCGGCTGTGGTCGGTCAGCCACCGGCACGGCTACGTCACACCGGCCGACTTCGTCTCCGGCCGACACGGCTCGCGGGCGCTGTCGCTCGCGGTGGCCGTGACGGGCTTCGTGGCGACGATGCCCTACATCGCGCTGCAGCTCGTCGGCATCCAGGCGGTGCTCGAGGTCTCGGGCGTCGGCGGCACCGGCAACCTGGTGGCGCGCGACCTGCCGATCTTCATCGCCTTCCTCGTGCTGGCCCTCTACACCTACACCTCGGGGCTGCGGGCGCCGGCGATCATCGCCTTCGTCAAGGACATCCTCATCTACATCGTCATCATCGTCGCCGTGATCTACCTGCCGTCGAAGGTCGGCGGCTGGAGCCACATCTTCGACGCGGCGCAACAGAAGATGGCGACCCCCAGCAAGGCCACCGGCAAGCCCACCGGGTCCTTCATCCCGACGTCGGCACAGTTCTGGTCCTACGCCTCGCTGGCCCTGGGCTCGGCGATGGCGCTGTTCATGTACCCCCACTCGATCACCGCGACCCTGTCGTCCAAGAGCCGCAACACGATCCGCCGCAACGCCGCGATCCTGCCCGCCTACTCCTTCGTGCTCGGCTTGCTCGCCCTGCTCGGCTGGGTGGCGATCGCGGCCGGCACCAAGCCGATCGGGCTCGACGGCAAGCCCAACGCGCAGCTCGTGATCCCCCAGCTCTTCGAGGACATGTTCCCGGCCTGGTTCGCGGGAGTCGCCTTCGCGGCCGTCGCCATCGGCGCCCTCGTGCCGGCGGCGATCATGTCGATCGCCGCCGCCAACACCTTCACCCGCAACATCTACAAGGAGTGGATCAACCCGTCGGCGACCGTGAAGGAGGAGGCGCGCGTCTCGAAGCTCGCGTCGCTGGGGGTCAAGGCCTTCGCCCTGGTCTTCGTGCTGCTGCTCGACAAGCAGAACGCCATCAACTTCCAGCTGCTGGGCGGCATCTGGATCCTCCAGACCTTCCCGGCCATCGTCTTCAGCCTCTACACGCGGTGGTTCCACCGCTACGCCCTGCTCACCGGCTGGGCCATCGGCATGGTCTACGGCACGGTCAAGGCGTACGGCGTCTCGTCCGCCACCACCGCGCACTTCGGCGGCTCGCTCGCTGCGGTCGACGGCTGGGGCCAGCTGGGCTACATCGCGGTCACCGCCTTCGCCCTCAACGTCGTCGTCGCGGTCGTCGTCACCCTGGTGCTGCGAGCGACCGGGGCGTCGGCAGGCACCGACGAGACGATCCCTGCCGACTACTTCGCCGACGAGGGTGACCCCCGGGTCGACAAGACGGCGGGGTCGGGCGCGGCTGCTGGGTCGACGGAGAGGGCGGCCAGGACGTAG
- a CDS encoding GntR family transcriptional regulator has product MTSARFATIAHDLRERIALGEFGDTGAMDSEAQLGARYDVSRPTVRRALETLRGEGLVESRHGAGWFVTGSAFHQRLAIGTFRHATSAVTDAGKSIERHVVDFGFRTAALSLAGALGVNEGSDLLHSRSVRTVDGEGLDVVREWVPATLAGSLSRDAATTPGIWESLTRQGHRITTVRQTVTAGLASGPDADLLGVAEGDPLLLVRRVAVGADGHPVALSDHRYLAARFALEVEFNSGPATAASETPGLRSVAAPAASSSSSSSPSPSPSPKEHAS; this is encoded by the coding sequence ATGACAAGTGCTCGCTTCGCCACCATCGCCCACGACCTGCGGGAGCGCATCGCGCTGGGCGAGTTCGGCGACACCGGTGCGATGGACTCCGAGGCGCAGCTCGGTGCGCGCTACGACGTCTCGCGCCCCACCGTGCGGAGGGCGCTCGAGACCTTGCGCGGCGAGGGGCTGGTCGAGTCCCGGCACGGCGCAGGGTGGTTCGTGACCGGCTCCGCCTTCCACCAGCGCCTCGCCATCGGCACCTTCCGGCACGCGACCTCCGCCGTCACCGACGCCGGCAAGTCGATCGAGCGCCACGTGGTCGACTTCGGCTTCCGCACCGCTGCCCTGTCGCTGGCCGGCGCGCTCGGAGTGAACGAGGGCTCCGACCTGCTGCACTCGCGGTCGGTGCGCACCGTCGACGGCGAGGGGCTCGACGTCGTGCGCGAGTGGGTGCCGGCCACCCTCGCCGGGTCGCTCAGCCGCGACGCCGCCACCACCCCCGGCATCTGGGAGAGCCTGACCCGGCAGGGTCACCGCATCACGACCGTGCGTCAGACCGTGACCGCCGGCCTCGCCAGTGGCCCCGACGCCGACCTGCTCGGGGTCGCTGAGGGCGACCCGCTCCTCCTGGTGCGCCGGGTCGCCGTCGGTGCCGACGGCCACCCCGTCGCCCTCTCCGACCACCGCTACCTCGCCGCGCGGTTCGCGCTCGAGGTCGAGTTCAACTCCGGGCCGGCGACCGCCGCCTCCGAGACCCCCGGGCTGCGCAGCGTCGCCGCCCCGGCCGCCTCGTCCTCGTCCTCATCCTCACCCTCACCCTCACCCTCACCCAAGGAGCACGCCTCATGA
- a CDS encoding cytosine permease, producing MATTLPTSTAPAPRATVVETNGLDVIAESERRGTPRTLFWPWFASNISVLGIPYGAYVLGFGLSFWQAVGASVVGIVASFLLCGFVSLAGKRGSAPTMVLSRASFGLQGNKLPSLVSWLLTVGWETVLVVLATLATSTIFERLGVGGGTGTKVLALLVIVAVTVTAGIFGFDLIMRLQTGITVATAVLTVAYMALAAPHIHWSTVSALPGAALPEVVGAVVLLVTALGLGWVNCAADYSRYLPRGASSRGVVGWTTVGASVGPVVLVVFGLLLTGSDADLSTAVQSDPIGALTTILPTWFLVPFAVVAILGLLGGIVLDIYSSGLSLLSLGVPVSRPVAATIDGALMTVGAVVVVFFAKDFVTPFTGFLITMGVPIAAWCGIFLADLALRRRDYEQRDLADPHGRYGAVRWESVALMVVGTAVGWGLVVNTYAGWLSWQGFLLGPIGGKEGTWAYAGLGVLVALAIGFVGTLVVSRGAVRRQERPAESFVDA from the coding sequence ATGGCGACGACTCTCCCCACCTCGACAGCCCCCGCCCCGCGGGCGACCGTCGTCGAGACCAACGGTCTCGACGTCATCGCCGAGTCGGAACGGCGCGGCACGCCGCGCACCCTGTTCTGGCCGTGGTTCGCCTCCAACATCTCGGTCCTCGGCATCCCCTACGGGGCCTACGTCCTCGGCTTCGGGCTGTCGTTCTGGCAGGCCGTGGGTGCCTCGGTCGTCGGCATCGTGGCGTCGTTCCTGCTCTGTGGCTTCGTCTCGCTCGCGGGCAAGCGGGGATCGGCGCCCACGATGGTGCTGTCGCGGGCATCGTTCGGGCTGCAGGGAAACAAGCTGCCGTCGCTCGTCTCGTGGTTGCTGACGGTCGGGTGGGAGACGGTGCTCGTCGTGCTCGCGACGCTGGCGACCTCGACGATCTTCGAGCGGCTGGGGGTCGGCGGGGGCACGGGCACCAAGGTGCTCGCGCTGCTGGTGATCGTGGCCGTGACGGTCACGGCCGGCATCTTCGGCTTCGACCTCATCATGCGGCTCCAGACCGGCATCACCGTGGCCACAGCGGTGCTCACGGTGGCCTACATGGCCCTGGCGGCCCCGCACATCCACTGGTCGACCGTCTCCGCGCTGCCCGGTGCGGCGCTGCCCGAGGTGGTCGGCGCCGTGGTGCTGCTCGTCACCGCCCTGGGCCTGGGGTGGGTCAACTGCGCCGCCGACTACTCGCGCTACCTACCGCGGGGAGCGTCCAGCCGGGGCGTCGTCGGGTGGACCACCGTCGGCGCGTCGGTCGGCCCCGTCGTGCTGGTGGTCTTCGGGCTGCTGCTCACCGGCTCGGACGCCGACCTGTCGACCGCCGTGCAGAGCGACCCGATCGGGGCCTTGACCACCATCCTGCCCACGTGGTTCCTCGTGCCCTTCGCGGTCGTGGCCATCCTCGGGCTGCTCGGCGGCATCGTGCTCGACATCTACTCCTCGGGACTGTCCCTGCTCAGCCTGGGCGTGCCGGTCAGCCGGCCGGTGGCCGCGACGATCGACGGGGCCCTGATGACGGTCGGCGCCGTCGTCGTCGTCTTCTTCGCGAAGGACTTCGTCACGCCGTTCACCGGCTTCCTGATCACCATGGGCGTGCCGATCGCCGCGTGGTGCGGCATCTTCCTCGCCGATCTCGCGCTGCGCCGCCGTGACTACGAGCAGCGCGACCTCGCCGACCCTCACGGCCGCTACGGCGCGGTCCGCTGGGAGTCGGTGGCGCTGATGGTCGTGGGCACCGCCGTGGGCTGGGGCCTGGTCGTCAACACCTACGCCGGGTGGCTGTCCTGGCAGGGCTTCCTGCTGGGACCGATCGGTGGCAAGGAGGGCACCTGGGCCTACGCCGGCCTGGGCGTGCTCGTCGCCCTGGCGATCGGCTTCGTCGGCACGCTGGTCGTCTCCCGGGGCGCCGTCCGTCGTCAGGAGCGACCGGCCGAGTCGTTCGTCGATGCCTGA
- the rpsO gene encoding 30S ribosomal protein S15, protein MPLALDVKKQIMTEYATVEGDTGSPEVQVALLTQRIKDLTEHSRAHKHDHHSRRGLLLLVGRRRRLLRYLENVDVERYRSLIKRLGLRR, encoded by the coding sequence ATGCCGTTGGCCTTGGATGTCAAGAAGCAGATCATGACCGAGTACGCCACCGTCGAGGGCGACACCGGCTCCCCCGAGGTGCAGGTCGCGTTGCTCACGCAGCGCATCAAGGACCTGACCGAGCACTCGCGGGCCCACAAGCACGACCACCACAGCCGTCGCGGCCTGCTGCTGCTGGTCGGGCGTCGCCGCCGACTCCTGCGCTACCTGGAGAACGTCGACGTCGAGCGCTACCGCTCGCTGATCAAGCGCCTCGGCCTGCGCCGATAA
- a CDS encoding DUF3311 domain-containing protein, with translation MSPAAPAGRPSAHEAPPANRKLLAVAGVLLALPVIALLLVGTYARKDPTLFGFPFFIWYQFLWVFLCSGCTYAAYRIGLVARPHRPMTPDGTAFVDGPTATDGGRR, from the coding sequence ATGTCCCCTGCCGCCCCCGCCGGGCGCCCGAGCGCACACGAGGCGCCTCCGGCGAACCGGAAGCTGCTCGCCGTCGCCGGTGTGCTCCTCGCGCTGCCCGTGATCGCCCTGCTGCTCGTCGGCACCTACGCCCGCAAGGACCCGACGCTCTTCGGCTTCCCCTTCTTCATCTGGTACCAGTTCCTCTGGGTCTTCCTCTGCTCCGGATGCACGTACGCCGCCTACCGGATCGGTCTGGTCGCGCGTCCGCACCGGCCGATGACGCCGGACGGCACCGCCTTCGTCGACGGACCCACGGCCACGGACGGGGGCCGGCGATGA
- a CDS encoding ATP-binding cassette domain-containing protein — translation MSPQTSPTAVPAVQARGLVKKYGAVTALDGVDLSVPTGTVLGLLGPNGAGKTTTVRVLTTLLRPDSGEASVAGIDVLADPRGVRRKIGLSGQYAAVDEYLTGFENLDMIGRLYHLGRRRARERARELLAQFNLEDAGDRPSKTYSGGMRRRLDLAGALVADPPVLFLDEPTTGLDPRSRTDMWDVIAGLVAGGTTLLLTTQYLEEADRLCDSIVVIDHGKVIAQGTADELKSQVGGERLEVTVSDPSRLDEARQLLGALAATGARASVDTQVRRVMVPVSGGPAVLMDGLRRLDAAGIGVDDVGLRRPTLDDVFLTLTGHEAEASPADPAAPANRATTKEQSR, via the coding sequence ATGTCCCCTCAGACCAGCCCCACCGCCGTGCCGGCGGTGCAGGCCCGTGGCCTCGTCAAGAAGTATGGCGCCGTCACCGCCCTCGACGGGGTCGACCTCAGCGTGCCGACCGGCACGGTCCTCGGTCTGCTCGGGCCCAACGGGGCCGGCAAGACGACCACCGTGCGGGTGCTGACGACGCTCCTGCGCCCCGACTCGGGGGAGGCCAGCGTGGCCGGCATCGACGTCCTGGCTGACCCGCGCGGGGTCCGCCGCAAGATCGGGCTGTCGGGCCAGTACGCCGCGGTCGACGAGTACCTCACGGGCTTCGAGAACCTCGACATGATCGGCCGGCTCTACCACCTCGGGCGCCGTCGGGCCCGCGAGCGGGCTCGCGAGCTGCTGGCCCAGTTCAACCTCGAGGACGCGGGCGACCGGCCGTCCAAGACCTACTCGGGGGGCATGCGCCGCCGCCTCGACCTGGCCGGCGCGCTGGTCGCCGACCCGCCGGTCCTCTTCCTCGACGAGCCGACGACGGGGCTCGACCCCCGCAGCCGCACTGACATGTGGGACGTCATCGCGGGTCTGGTCGCTGGCGGCACCACGCTGCTGCTGACGACCCAGTACCTCGAGGAGGCCGACCGGCTCTGTGACTCCATCGTGGTCATCGACCACGGCAAGGTGATCGCGCAGGGCACGGCTGACGAGCTCAAGAGCCAGGTCGGGGGAGAGCGGCTGGAGGTCACCGTCAGCGACCCCTCCCGGCTCGACGAGGCGAGGCAGCTGCTCGGGGCCCTGGCGGCGACCGGCGCGAGGGCCAGCGTCGACACGCAGGTGCGACGGGTGATGGTGCCCGTCTCCGGCGGCCCGGCGGTCCTCATGGACGGTCTCCGGCGGCTCGACGCCGCCGGCATCGGTGTCGACGACGTCGGGCTGCGCCGCCCCACCCTCGACGACGTGTTCCTCACCCTGACCGGGCACGAGGCCGAGGCCTCCCCGGCCGACCCGGCCGCCCCGGCCAACCGGGCCACCACCAAGGAGCAGAGCCGATGA